In one window of Acaryochloris thomasi RCC1774 DNA:
- a CDS encoding SIS domain-containing protein, producing the protein MSYLANILEQPAVLRSQLHTYKEHEIWQQIQQQDHTTVVLTGMGASFNALYPTWFYLHQQGIPAVHIEASELIHYSDSLLKQRCLLVVVSQSGTSVEIGRIIERVQASGAKPFIVSVTTNADNNLAQNSNLQLCTQAGAEVGVATKTYTSTLLLLHWLGRAIAGQLKPEDYIAGDAIATATEQVLENWSTWIESAYQRLQDTTYVALIGRGPSLTSALNGGLILKEAVRLPAEGFSGGRFRHGPMELLSSQVGCIVFTTPGQTLELSQHLATDIANRGGQLVTIGEAISDAAPHAHLALPEVDEALSPILEILGPQLLAAKLAEQKGLIPGEFRWSGKVVHTE; encoded by the coding sequence ATGAGCTATCTGGCGAATATTTTAGAGCAGCCTGCTGTGTTGCGATCGCAACTCCATACCTACAAAGAACACGAAATCTGGCAGCAAATCCAGCAGCAAGATCACACTACCGTTGTCCTCACGGGCATGGGAGCATCGTTCAACGCCCTCTATCCCACCTGGTTTTATCTGCATCAGCAGGGCATTCCGGCGGTCCACATTGAAGCTTCTGAGCTGATTCACTACAGCGACTCGCTTCTAAAGCAGCGCTGTTTGTTAGTAGTGGTTTCGCAATCAGGGACCAGCGTTGAGATTGGCCGCATCATTGAGCGCGTTCAGGCCAGCGGTGCTAAGCCCTTTATTGTTAGCGTCACGACCAATGCCGATAATAATTTGGCACAGAACAGCAATCTACAGCTTTGTACGCAAGCAGGAGCGGAGGTAGGCGTCGCCACCAAGACCTACACCAGTACGCTGTTGCTGCTGCACTGGCTGGGACGGGCGATTGCGGGACAGCTCAAGCCGGAAGATTATATTGCAGGGGATGCGATCGCAACTGCCACTGAGCAGGTCTTAGAAAATTGGTCGACCTGGATCGAGTCAGCCTATCAACGGCTCCAGGACACCACCTACGTTGCATTAATCGGGAGAGGCCCATCGTTAACCTCAGCGCTCAATGGCGGCTTAATTCTCAAAGAAGCCGTCAGACTCCCGGCAGAAGGTTTCTCAGGCGGTCGCTTCCGTCACGGACCGATGGAGCTGCTGTCATCGCAGGTGGGCTGCATTGTCTTTACAACTCCCGGTCAAACGCTGGAACTCAGTCAGCATCTAGCGACAGATATTGCGAATCGTGGCGGGCAGTTGGTGACGATTGGAGAGGCAATTTCAGATGCTGCTCCCCATGCTCATCTAGCTCTGCCAGAGGTCGATGAAGCCCTCAGCCCCATTCTGGAGATTTTAGGCCCTCAGCTCTTAGCGGCAAAGCTAGCGGAGCAAAAAGGACTTATCCCTGGTGAATTTCGCTGGAGCGGCAAGGTTGTCCATACGGAGTAA